Proteins from one Globicephala melas chromosome 21, mGloMel1.2, whole genome shotgun sequence genomic window:
- the LOC115867635 gene encoding beta-defensin 130B-like has product MRLHLLLSVLLLSLTIIPKASTGLIPGQKQCILLQGVCKDGGCTSTDDTIGICNDQKKCCRRWWVLLPYPTPVPKSKSP; this is encoded by the exons ATGAGACTCCATTTACTGCTTTCTGTTCTCCTCCTCTCTTTGACTATAATACCAAAAG CAAGTACTGGCCTTATTCCAGGACAAAAACAATGCATTCTTCTGCAAGGGGTGTGCAAAGATGGAGGATGCACCAGCACGGATGATACCATTGGTATATGTAATGATCAAAAAAAATGTTGCCGAAGGTGGTGGGTACTTCTTCCCTATCCAACGCCAGTTCCCAAATCAAAATCTCCTTGA